A stretch of the Filimonas lacunae genome encodes the following:
- the sov gene encoding T9SS outer membrane translocon Sov/SprA: MLVCCLLGTLRAYGQKTDSLRFPIQDRRGDPFAAPRSNPFDIKDTSYLKRTIEYDPVTKQYYIIEKVGNTYYRKPTYLTFDEFWKLRSQQAERDYFSQRSQTLFDLNKKVQRPKMRLYNKLFDRIFGVDSGGLKVNIKPQGNVDLLLGYQGQRIDNPTLPERARKTGGFDFDMNANLNVVGNIGNKLKLPINYNTLANFDFENQIKLDYKGMDDEIIRSIEAGNISFQSKGTLMSSVQSLFGVKTSLQFGRLGITTALANDRSQKQSLALQGGGLKQTLNKKLDDYEENKNYLLGQYFRNTYNKTMSNLPVVNSQVQILRMEVWVTNRTGATTETRNIVGLMDLGESAPYNPNINSLTSSALPQNGANDLYGFLAGNENNRNPNLISTILQSRNFKPVNDFEKTFARKLNSTEYYFNPQVGFICLNQQLQSDQVLGVAYQYTYNGRVYQVGEFSQDVAVDSSKGIQKVLFVKLLKATSARISLPIWKLAMRNVYSLDVTGIQRQDFKLNVLYQDPSGGYKRYLPESSPDVEGKSLLRIVNLDRLNSRNDPLPDGEFDFVEGFTVLSQQGKIIFPVLEPFGRDLDTLAFAGQPQSLKDKYVFYQLYDSIKAIAQTYANVDRFVAQGSVKGSSSSEIYLGALNVPQGSVKVTAGGQSLIENTDFVIDYNMGTLRVINQAILTSGVPVNVQFENNATFGLQQRSFMGVRLDYAVNKQLAIGATYEKLAERPFFTKVNYGEDPINNSMYGFDFNYRSEWPGLTRALNKLPFYNSTTMSTINAYGEIAALKPGHAAQIGSGTQGAVYIDDFEGSTSNIDIRFPTTSWVMASTPSGNGLFPEATLTDSIAYGKNRAKFAWYNIEPILQDASNVNNPLRGKGFDLTAPYVRAVYTKELFPQKTTNITDVQSTTFDLAFYPKEKGPYNFSNTTTDLTPEGVLKNPQQRWGGIMRNIDQTDFETGNIGFVEFWVQDPFIKQPGRPGGKLYINLGDISEDVLKDGRRFYENGLSTPTQTTSVDSTSTWGRTPVNPIQITQAFSNDPADRAYQDLGFDGLDDDGERRKRDGYLRELNQNFPGATFVTQAVADPSNDNYVWYRDAVYDRDNIGILGRYKNFNKPQGNSPVVSGGSLFSPAATLYPDNEDLNRDNTLNESEDYFEYGVDIKPNMQVGTNYITDKKTFIPDGSQTGTEETWYLFRVPIDAYTAKIGDIPDFKSIRFIRLYLTGFEDSVIMRFAKFDLVRNQWRQFKYDLDTTGSYKPVQNNGATSFDVLAVNLEENSTRQPIPYVIPPGIERVQMLSNNGVNLLQNEQSMSLKVRNLANGDSRAVFKTMNLDMRQYGRINMFIHAESMVGQTTVKDGELNAVIRIGQDFLNNYYEIKIPLYITAPNVTATSAQVWPTLNDLDISLQDLVKLKLRRNNNGAPVSSIYREVINNKTFSIMGNPNLGEVNAFLIAVENALDQNSGQLSAEVWFNELRLSEIDEKGGWAALGRVDMQLSDLGTLSVSANTYSAGWGSIEQRTNERARESMMQFDAALQIDAGKMMPKSIGVTMPIYASINRTTYTPEYDPYNLDVKLKDVLSTTRNKDSVRNVALDQTTIKTLNFTNVRFGNTGKKPKLWSISNFDFSYSYTSTVQTSPLITRNSVIKHHGGFGYTYNGTAKYITPFKRWIKSKSGWFSLVKDFNFNLTPSLIGFRTDINRQFGTYIPRIISTYDNKVERVDTTYDKYFTFDRYYNLRWDLARSLNLDFNAINKAYVDEPAGRLDTKAKRDSVRDNFFKGGRNTLYQQKAVASYTLPLSKLPLTDWINVRYSYAANYNWIGASRLALNLGNIIENGQQNTLNGEFDFTRLYSKSRLLSAIDGGGGPKKGVKQQIPVKKSAPVANKNTKAVDPMAALPSKEDVVKDLHGKKRRIALRKWRKQKKEARRAARAMKGNNAMPDPGPVVKTVGRLVTMVKTVSVNYTANYSTRIPGYMDSTRVLGQNWSSMQPGMDFVFGKQVNSAWLDEKAKKGIISRDSTFNLMFRQTFEQRLALTARVEPIREFTIDLNIDKSFTKEYSELFKDTTGTGNNFGHLSPYASGGFSVSYIGFKTMFRKYNPNEVSSTFKDFQNNRLVVSERLAKSNPYQDGTKTSDGYYTGYGRYSQAVIIPAFIAAYSGKDPNKVGLIKQTNSNIKSNPFSGIKPLPNWRASYSGLARMLGLGSTFSNITLTHGYTGTLSMNSYTSALNFNDPFHLGSPGFVDTVSGNFVPYFLVPNLTIQESFSPLLGIDVTTVNQLNIKFEFIKSRQLSMSLVDYQLSEVRSTQWNFGFSWRKRGLVLPFKIPGGKGSRKLDNDLNLTLDLSMRDDTQSNTTLDQNAAYSTGGQKVIKIQPAIDYILNNRINVKLYFDQQKTIPYISSSSPITTTRGGLQIRISLAQ, encoded by the coding sequence ATGCTGGTATGCTGCCTGTTGGGCACACTACGTGCATATGGTCAAAAGACCGATTCTCTCCGCTTTCCTATACAAGATAGGAGGGGCGATCCTTTTGCTGCCCCCAGGTCAAATCCATTTGATATAAAAGATACTTCTTACTTAAAACGTACTATAGAATACGACCCGGTAACGAAGCAATATTATATTATAGAAAAGGTAGGTAACACCTACTATCGCAAACCTACTTATCTCACTTTTGATGAATTCTGGAAACTGCGCTCGCAGCAGGCAGAAAGAGATTATTTCAGTCAGCGTTCCCAAACCTTATTTGATCTGAATAAAAAGGTGCAACGTCCTAAGATGCGTTTGTATAACAAATTATTCGATCGCATTTTTGGGGTGGACAGTGGTGGTTTAAAAGTAAATATTAAACCGCAGGGTAATGTGGATTTATTGTTGGGCTACCAGGGGCAAAGAATTGACAACCCCACTTTACCGGAAAGAGCGCGTAAAACAGGTGGCTTTGATTTTGATATGAATGCCAACCTGAACGTGGTAGGTAACATTGGTAACAAACTGAAATTGCCCATTAACTATAACACGCTCGCCAACTTTGATTTTGAAAACCAGATTAAGCTGGATTATAAAGGGATGGATGATGAGATTATCCGTAGCATTGAAGCGGGTAACATTTCTTTCCAGAGCAAGGGTACGTTAATGTCGAGTGTGCAAAGCTTATTTGGTGTAAAAACCTCCTTGCAGTTTGGACGCTTAGGCATAACTACAGCATTGGCTAACGACCGTAGCCAGAAACAGTCACTTGCGTTACAAGGCGGTGGATTAAAGCAAACACTGAATAAAAAACTGGACGACTACGAAGAAAACAAAAACTATCTGTTAGGCCAGTATTTCCGCAATACCTATAATAAAACCATGAGCAACCTGCCTGTAGTAAACAGCCAGGTGCAGATTTTGCGTATGGAGGTTTGGGTAACCAACCGTACCGGTGCTACTACAGAAACAAGAAACATTGTTGGTTTGATGGACCTGGGTGAGAGTGCTCCCTATAATCCCAATATTAATTCTTTAACATCCAGTGCGCTGCCACAGAATGGCGCTAACGATTTATATGGTTTCCTGGCGGGGAATGAGAACAACCGTAACCCCAACCTTATCAGCACTATACTACAGTCGAGAAACTTTAAACCGGTGAATGACTTTGAAAAAACATTTGCCCGTAAGTTGAACAGCACTGAATATTACTTTAACCCGCAAGTGGGTTTTATTTGTTTAAATCAACAATTGCAGAGTGACCAGGTGCTGGGTGTGGCTTATCAATATACCTACAACGGCCGTGTGTACCAGGTGGGGGAATTTTCGCAGGATGTTGCGGTGGATTCTTCTAAAGGCATTCAAAAGGTATTGTTTGTAAAACTGTTGAAAGCTACTTCTGCCAGGATAAGTCTGCCTATCTGGAAGCTGGCAATGAGAAACGTATACTCACTGGATGTTACGGGTATTCAACGTCAGGATTTTAAACTGAACGTATTGTACCAGGATCCTAGCGGTGGTTATAAGCGCTACTTACCGGAAAGCTCTCCTGATGTAGAAGGTAAGTCGTTATTACGCATAGTGAACCTGGACCGTTTGAACAGCCGTAATGATCCTTTGCCTGATGGTGAGTTTGACTTTGTGGAAGGATTTACGGTATTATCTCAGCAGGGTAAAATCATCTTCCCGGTGCTGGAGCCTTTTGGGCGCGATCTGGATACACTGGCTTTTGCCGGACAACCCCAGTCACTAAAAGACAAGTACGTATTCTACCAGTTATATGATTCTATTAAAGCCATTGCGCAAACCTATGCCAACGTGGACAGGTTTGTGGCGCAGGGATCGGTCAAGGGGAGTTCGTCATCAGAGATTTATTTAGGGGCGTTGAACGTTCCGCAAGGTTCGGTGAAAGTGACGGCGGGCGGGCAGTCGTTGATAGAGAACACGGATTTCGTAATTGATTATAACATGGGTACGCTGCGGGTGATTAACCAGGCTATTCTTACCTCGGGCGTTCCTGTAAACGTACAGTTTGAAAATAATGCCACGTTTGGTTTGCAGCAGAGAAGCTTTATGGGGGTACGTCTTGATTATGCTGTTAACAAGCAGCTGGCTATCGGGGCCACCTATGAAAAATTGGCAGAGCGTCCATTCTTTACTAAAGTAAACTATGGCGAAGACCCGATCAACAACTCCATGTATGGTTTCGACTTTAACTATCGTTCGGAGTGGCCGGGCTTAACAAGAGCTTTGAACAAGTTGCCGTTTTATAATTCCACCACCATGAGTACTATCAATGCTTATGGTGAGATAGCTGCGTTAAAACCAGGGCATGCTGCACAAATTGGTAGTGGTACACAAGGTGCAGTATATATAGATGACTTTGAAGGTAGCACCAGTAATATTGATATCCGCTTTCCCACCACTTCGTGGGTGATGGCTTCTACGCCATCGGGTAATGGTTTATTTCCGGAAGCTACTTTAACTGATTCTATCGCTTATGGTAAAAACAGGGCAAAGTTCGCCTGGTATAATATTGAACCTATTTTACAAGATGCCAGTAACGTGAACAACCCTTTACGAGGTAAAGGCTTTGATCTTACTGCTCCTTATGTACGTGCTGTATATACGAAAGAATTGTTTCCACAAAAAACAACCAATATTACGGATGTACAGTCAACAACTTTCGACCTGGCTTTTTATCCTAAAGAAAAAGGTCCATATAACTTTAGCAACACTACCACTGATCTTACACCGGAAGGTGTTTTAAAAAATCCACAGCAGCGTTGGGGTGGTATCATGCGTAATATTGATCAAACCGATTTTGAAACAGGCAATATAGGCTTTGTTGAATTTTGGGTTCAGGACCCTTTTATTAAGCAGCCGGGCAGACCTGGTGGTAAACTGTACATTAACCTGGGGGACATTAGTGAGGATGTATTAAAAGATGGTCGTCGCTTTTATGAAAATGGGTTAAGCACGCCTACTCAAACTACGTCGGTAGATAGTACTTCTACCTGGGGACGCACTCCTGTTAACCCCATTCAAATTACACAGGCATTTAGTAATGATCCTGCCGACAGGGCTTACCAGGATTTGGGTTTTGATGGTTTGGACGATGACGGAGAAAGAAGAAAAAGAGACGGATACCTGAGAGAGTTGAATCAAAATTTCCCTGGCGCCACCTTTGTTACCCAAGCTGTTGCCGACCCATCCAATGACAACTATGTTTGGTATCGTGATGCTGTTTATGACAGGGATAATATTGGTATTCTGGGCAGATATAAGAATTTTAATAAGCCACAGGGTAACTCTCCTGTAGTGTCGGGTGGTTCTTTATTTTCTCCTGCTGCTACTTTATATCCTGATAATGAAGATTTGAACAGGGATAATACCTTAAATGAAAGCGAAGACTATTTTGAATACGGCGTTGATATAAAGCCTAACATGCAGGTTGGAACGAATTATATTACAGATAAAAAAACATTTATTCCGGATGGATCACAAACAGGGACAGAAGAAACCTGGTATCTGTTCCGTGTACCTATTGATGCATATACTGCCAAAATTGGCGATATCCCTGATTTTAAATCTATCCGCTTTATCCGTTTATATCTTACCGGTTTTGAAGATTCGGTGATCATGCGTTTTGCGAAGTTTGACCTGGTGCGTAACCAATGGCGCCAGTTTAAGTATGATCTGGATACCACTGGTTCTTATAAGCCGGTTCAGAATAATGGTGCTACGTCTTTTGATGTGTTAGCTGTAAACCTGGAAGAAAACAGCACACGCCAGCCCATTCCTTATGTTATCCCACCAGGCATTGAGCGGGTGCAGATGTTGAGCAACAATGGTGTAAACCTGTTGCAGAACGAGCAGAGTATGAGCTTGAAAGTGCGTAACCTTGCTAACGGCGATTCCAGGGCGGTGTTTAAAACCATGAACCTGGACATGCGGCAGTATGGAAGAATAAACATGTTTATTCACGCGGAGTCGATGGTAGGACAAACTACAGTGAAAGATGGTGAGCTGAATGCGGTAATTCGTATAGGGCAAGACTTTTTAAACAACTACTACGAAATAAAAATTCCGCTTTACATCACCGCGCCGAATGTTACCGCTACTTCTGCGCAGGTGTGGCCTACCTTAAACGATCTGGACATTTCGCTACAAGACCTGGTGAAGCTGAAGCTGCGCAGGAATAATAATGGAGCACCAGTAAGTAGTATTTATAGGGAGGTGATCAATAATAAAACCTTCTCCATTATGGGTAATCCTAATCTGGGAGAGGTGAATGCCTTTTTGATAGCGGTGGAAAATGCGCTTGATCAAAACTCGGGACAATTAAGTGCAGAGGTATGGTTTAACGAATTGCGTTTATCTGAAATAGATGAGAAAGGTGGCTGGGCTGCTTTGGGCCGTGTGGATATGCAGTTGTCTGACCTGGGTACTTTATCTGTCTCTGCTAATACCTATTCTGCGGGTTGGGGAAGTATAGAACAAAGAACGAATGAAAGGGCGCGTGAAAGCATGATGCAGTTTGATGCTGCCCTGCAAATAGATGCGGGTAAGATGATGCCTAAGTCTATAGGTGTAACCATGCCTATTTATGCCAGCATTAACAGAACTACTTATACACCAGAATACGATCCTTACAATCTGGATGTGAAGTTGAAGGATGTGCTTTCTACTACCAGGAATAAGGATTCGGTCAGAAATGTAGCACTGGATCAAACTACTATTAAAACGCTGAACTTTACCAACGTTCGATTTGGTAACACGGGTAAAAAGCCTAAGCTATGGAGTATCAGCAACTTTGATTTCAGCTATTCTTATACCAGCACGGTGCAAACCAGCCCGTTAATTACCCGTAATAGTGTGATTAAACATCATGGAGGTTTTGGATATACTTATAATGGTACCGCCAAGTATATCACACCATTTAAAAGGTGGATCAAAAGCAAGAGTGGCTGGTTCTCGCTGGTGAAAGATTTCAACTTTAACCTTACACCTTCACTGATTGGGTTTAGAACAGATATTAACCGTCAGTTTGGTACTTATATTCCGCGCATCATCAGTACTTATGACAATAAGGTAGAGCGTGTAGATACTACCTATGACAAGTACTTTACTTTCGACAGGTATTATAACCTGCGGTGGGATCTGGCCCGTTCCTTAAACCTCGACTTTAATGCCATCAACAAGGCTTATGTGGATGAACCTGCCGGACGTTTAGACACGAAAGCAAAAAGAGATTCTGTACGGGATAACTTCTTTAAAGGTGGACGTAACACACTGTATCAACAAAAGGCGGTTGCCAGCTATACATTGCCATTGAGCAAACTGCCTTTGACCGATTGGATTAATGTGCGTTATAGCTACGCTGCCAATTACAACTGGATTGGCGCCAGTCGTTTGGCTTTAAACCTCGGTAACATTATTGAAAACGGCCAGCAGAATACTTTAAATGGTGAGTTTGATTTTACCCGCTTATATAGCAAATCGCGTTTGTTAAGTGCTATTGATGGTGGCGGTGGTCCTAAGAAGGGCGTAAAACAACAAATACCTGTTAAGAAGTCGGCACCGGTTGCTAATAAAAATACAAAGGCGGTTGATCCAATGGCTGCTCTTCCATCGAAGGAAGATGTGGTAAAGGACCTGCATGGTAAGAAGAGAAGGATAGCACTGCGTAAATGGCGTAAGCAGAAGAAAGAAGCCAGAAGGGCTGCAAGGGCTATGAAGGGCAATAATGCTATGCCTGACCCAGGGCCGGTGGTGAAAACTGTGGGCCGGTTGGTAACAATGGTGAAAACGGTTTCTGTAAACTATACGGCTAACTATAGTACCCGTATTCCGGGATATATGGATAGTACAAGAGTACTGGGCCAAAACTGGAGCAGTATGCAACCGGGAATGGACTTTGTGTTTGGTAAGCAGGTGAATTCTGCATGGCTGGATGAGAAAGCGAAGAAAGGCATCATTTCCAGGGACTCTACCTTTAACCTGATGTTCCGGCAAACATTTGAACAACGATTGGCACTTACAGCCAGGGTAGAACCTATCAGGGAGTTTACCATTGACCTGAATATTGACAAGTCGTTTACAAAAGAATACTCTGAGTTGTTTAAAGACACTACCGGAACGGGTAATAACTTCGGACACTTAAGCCCATATGCTTCTGGTGGTTTCAGTGTTTCTTATATCGGGTTCAAAACCATGTTCCGCAAGTACAATCCTAACGAGGTGTCCAGCACATTTAAAGATTTCCAGAATAACCGTCTGGTGGTTTCTGAAAGGCTGGCTAAAAGCAACCCTTACCAGGATGGTACTAAAACTTCGGATGGGTATTATACAGGTTACGGCAGGTATTCACAAGCAGTAATTATCCCGGCGTTTATTGCGGCATATAGTGGCAAAGACCCTAACAAGGTGGGGCTGATTAAGCAAACCAATTCTAATATTAAGTCTAACCCATTCAGTGGCATTAAACCTTTGCCTAACTGGCGTGCTTCTTACTCGGGTTTAGCACGTATGCTGGGGCTGGGTAGCACTTTCTCTAATATCACTTTAACGCATGGTTATACCGGTACATTAAGTATGAACAGTTATACCAGCGCCTTAAACTTTAATGATCCGTTCCATTTAGGATCGCCCGGGTTTGTGGATACGGTGTCGGGCAACTTCGTTCCTTACTTCCTGGTGCCCAACCTTACTATCCAGGAATCGTTTAGTCCGTTATTGGGTATTGATGTAACTACCGTTAACCAGTTAAACATAAAATTTGAGTTTATCAAAAGCCGTCAGTTGAGTATGAGCCTGGTTGATTACCAGTTGAGTGAAGTAAGAAGCACCCAGTGGAACTTTGGTTTCAGCTGGCGTAAGCGCGGACTGGTGCTGCCATTTAAAATACCAGGAGGAAAGGGGAGCAGAAAACTGGATAACGACCTGAATTTAACGCTGGATCTTTCGATGCGGGATGATACACAAAGTAATACCACGCTCGACCAGAATGCCGCTTATAGCACAGGCGGGCAAAAGGTAATTAAGATACAGCCGGCTATTGACTATATCTTAAACAACCGCATTAATGTGAAGCTGTACTTCGATCAGCAGAAAACGATACCTTATATTTCTTCTTCCTCGCCTATTACCACAACCAGGGGAGGGTTGCAAATCAGAATATCGCTGGCTCAATAA
- a CDS encoding SDR family NAD(P)-dependent oxidoreductase: protein MSGKIILVTGATSGFGKAIAEKFAAAGWNCIITGRRKEKLEELASHLQNQYKVNILPLTFDVQDREATTTQLQQLPAEWQQVDVLVNNAGLALGRDTFDAASLDDWDTMINTNVKGLLYVSKAVVPYMIANGKGHIINIGSTAGKEVYPNGNVYCASKHAVDAISKSQRIDLLPHSIKVTAVHPGAAETEFSDVRFKGDASKAKAVYDGYEPLHAADVADIVFYAANLPAHVCINDLVVTCTAQANSFFTHKNS, encoded by the coding sequence ATGTCAGGCAAAATAATTTTAGTTACCGGGGCCACCTCAGGGTTTGGAAAAGCGATAGCAGAGAAATTTGCAGCAGCAGGATGGAACTGTATTATTACAGGACGCAGGAAAGAGAAACTGGAAGAATTAGCCAGCCATTTGCAAAACCAATACAAGGTAAACATACTACCCCTGACCTTTGATGTACAGGACCGGGAAGCTACAACTACACAATTACAGCAATTGCCCGCAGAATGGCAACAAGTGGATGTGCTGGTAAACAACGCCGGCCTGGCATTAGGACGTGACACTTTTGACGCCGCCTCACTGGACGACTGGGATACCATGATCAACACCAACGTAAAGGGTTTACTATATGTTTCCAAAGCGGTAGTACCTTACATGATAGCTAACGGCAAAGGACATATCATCAACATAGGCTCTACTGCAGGCAAAGAAGTATATCCTAACGGGAATGTATACTGCGCTAGCAAACATGCCGTAGATGCCATCAGCAAATCGCAACGGATAGATTTATTACCACATAGTATTAAAGTAACTGCTGTACATCCGGGCGCTGCTGAAACAGAATTTTCCGATGTTCGTTTTAAAGGGGATGCCAGCAAGGCAAAAGCAGTATACGATGGCTACGAACCACTACATGCAGCCGATGTGGCCGATATTGTTTTTTATGCTGCCAACCTGCCCGCACATGTGTGCATTAACGACCTGGTGGTAACCTGTACCGCCCAGGCCAATTCCTTTTTCACCCATAAAAACAGCTGA
- a CDS encoding sensor histidine kinase: protein MPGILDFLFKLLDTSDWPPRWHCGKWTSFHGWLFIVSDLLIWGAYFTIPAIIIKYLTRRKHQRFIRLYFLFASFILACGTTHFIDAVTFWYPAYRLNAVVRAITAIISWITIFYMIRLLPYYFSLQSPEALEAEVAMRKKAEKELQLKNEQLRNAEIVGQFGHFEWDTTTNNIKTSEGMRLLLDLGEQEDITTIEQYLAFFPPEVRVQQEETLKHCIKDNNFHTHYQDIVTAQNNEKVFLTRGTVVTGADDTVEKVIVTSQNFTEFKKNKELLEESRKIFKNAFDFSSIGMAFVDLNGQWLDVNQSLCDIFGYTKEEMRRLNFMDMTHPDDIAVDMAYVKQLLSHEIENYRMEKRYYKKDGSIIWILLSASLIWKNNQPAYFTSQLVDITANKHLITELESKNIAFKKANKNLQYHIDNITEFNSIISHNLRGPATSLISAVDFLDDCENIEEAKELLSKIKGTSELVIQTLNDLKEVIEIQLNKDIVYTSCNLFQVLQGKLLLFHPAIHATHATITCDFEIEVISFPLVYLENIFQTLISNALTFRKEGQAPTIHISSAQVKDQVVIQFIDNGLGIDMNRHKEEVFKYKRIFHKGYHGRGLGLFLLKSQIEACGGKITWESDGINGSIFTIAV, encoded by the coding sequence ATGCCCGGAATCCTTGATTTCCTATTTAAACTATTGGATACCAGCGACTGGCCACCACGTTGGCATTGTGGCAAGTGGACCTCTTTTCATGGCTGGCTTTTTATAGTCAGTGACCTGTTAATATGGGGTGCTTATTTTACCATACCTGCCATTATCATAAAATACTTAACCCGCCGCAAACACCAGCGTTTTATCCGCCTGTACTTCCTGTTTGCCTCTTTTATCCTGGCTTGTGGCACCACACACTTTATAGATGCTGTAACCTTCTGGTATCCCGCCTATCGCCTTAATGCAGTAGTAAGGGCTATCACCGCCATTATAAGCTGGATCACCATTTTTTATATGATAAGGCTACTGCCTTATTATTTTTCATTGCAAAGCCCCGAAGCACTGGAAGCAGAAGTAGCGATGCGTAAAAAGGCAGAAAAAGAGCTGCAACTGAAAAACGAACAGCTACGTAATGCAGAAATAGTAGGCCAGTTCGGGCACTTTGAATGGGATACTACCACCAACAACATCAAAACTTCGGAAGGTATGCGTCTGCTGCTGGATCTGGGCGAACAAGAGGACATTACCACCATAGAGCAATACCTCGCATTTTTTCCACCAGAGGTAAGAGTGCAGCAGGAAGAAACATTGAAACATTGCATTAAGGACAATAATTTCCACACCCATTATCAGGACATTGTTACTGCCCAAAATAACGAGAAAGTATTTCTAACCAGGGGCACAGTGGTTACCGGGGCTGATGATACGGTAGAAAAAGTGATTGTTACCTCACAAAACTTCACCGAGTTTAAAAAGAACAAGGAGCTACTGGAAGAAAGCCGCAAAATATTTAAAAACGCCTTCGACTTTTCTTCTATAGGAATGGCCTTTGTTGATTTGAATGGCCAATGGCTGGACGTGAATCAATCGCTTTGCGACATTTTCGGGTATACCAAAGAAGAAATGCGGCGACTCAACTTCATGGATATGACCCATCCTGATGACATAGCCGTAGATATGGCTTATGTAAAACAGCTGTTATCGCATGAAATAGAGAACTACCGCATGGAAAAGCGGTATTATAAAAAAGACGGTAGCATTATATGGATATTGCTATCCGCATCCTTGATATGGAAAAATAATCAACCCGCTTACTTTACCAGTCAACTGGTAGATATCACGGCAAACAAACACCTGATCACTGAACTGGAAAGCAAAAACATCGCCTTTAAAAAAGCGAATAAAAACCTGCAATATCATATTGACAACATAACAGAGTTCAACAGCATTATCAGCCACAACCTGCGCGGCCCGGCCACCTCGCTGATCAGCGCTGTGGACTTTTTGGACGATTGTGAAAATATAGAGGAAGCCAAAGAATTACTTTCTAAAATCAAGGGCACCTCCGAGCTTGTAATACAAACCCTCAACGATTTAAAAGAGGTGATAGAAATTCAGCTGAACAAAGACATAGTATACACCAGCTGTAACCTGTTTCAGGTATTACAAGGCAAATTGTTACTGTTTCACCCGGCTATTCATGCCACGCATGCCACCATTACCTGCGATTTTGAAATAGAAGTGATCAGCTTTCCGCTGGTATATCTCGAAAACATATTCCAAACACTCATTAGTAACGCCCTCACTTTCCGGAAAGAAGGCCAGGCGCCTACCATACATATATCCTCGGCACAGGTAAAAGATCAGGTGGTAATTCAGTTTATAGACAATGGTTTAGGTATAGATATGAACAGGCATAAAGAAGAAGTATTCAAATACAAAAGGATATTTCACAAAGGCTACCACGGCAGAGGACTGGGTTTATTTCTGCTAAAAAGTCAGATAGAGGCCTGTGGCGGAAAAATAACGTGGGAAAGTGATGGAATAAACGGTTCTATCTTTACTATTGCAGTATAA
- a CDS encoding response regulator: protein MLEKPYRLGIIDDDQVYQLILKKTFERTQPGKSVLQFFNGEEAIDFFKSCTIPVHELPDVLLVDINMPYMNGWQFLEALELLSFAHEYNPDIHIISSSPANEDIALAHQYRRVTSYIVKPITKDKLASIIAKA, encoded by the coding sequence ATGCTTGAGAAACCATACCGCCTGGGCATCATTGATGACGATCAGGTGTATCAGTTAATTCTGAAGAAGACATTTGAGAGAACCCAACCTGGAAAAAGTGTGTTGCAGTTTTTTAATGGTGAGGAAGCCATTGATTTTTTCAAAAGCTGTACTATTCCTGTTCATGAGTTGCCTGATGTGTTGTTAGTGGACATTAATATGCCCTACATGAATGGATGGCAATTTTTAGAAGCCCTGGAATTACTCAGTTTTGCGCACGAATACAATCCTGATATACACATTATCAGCTCTTCACCCGCCAATGAAGATATAGCGCTGGCACACCAATACAGAAGAGTAACCAGCTACATAGTAAAGCCCATAACAAAAGATAAGTTAGCCTCTATAATAGCAAAAGCCTGA